Proteins found in one Microbacterium sp. LWS13-1.2 genomic segment:
- a CDS encoding DUF559 domain-containing protein — translation MWEMHRTRADLFADGMTRRGITAAVRAGDLIRARRDRYLAPDAPDAIVRAVRVGGRLTCVSLLQLLGVFVLANSSLHVHLTAQSSRLRSPHDRRKRLSRRRRHGTCLHWTSLPEQPGAATCVGIVAALAHAARCQAPGAAVASIDSALNKGLMAVDQVSDIFDLLPSRYGVLRGLIDGRAQSGPETLVRLMVRKLGSTAEPQVEFDGVGFVDMVVDGWLVIECDSKAHHSDWEQQLTDYRRDLKLAQHGLVVLRLAAENIMYDPDSVFLAVRGVLAAHSRR, via the coding sequence ATGTGGGAGATGCACCGGACGCGTGCGGACCTGTTCGCCGACGGAATGACTCGCCGCGGGATCACCGCTGCGGTGAGAGCGGGAGACCTCATCCGCGCCCGACGTGACCGTTACCTGGCGCCCGATGCGCCGGATGCCATTGTCCGCGCGGTGCGAGTGGGCGGGCGGCTCACCTGCGTGTCGCTTCTGCAGTTGCTCGGAGTCTTCGTATTGGCGAACTCGAGCCTGCACGTGCACCTCACCGCGCAGTCGAGCCGCCTGCGGTCTCCACATGATCGAAGGAAGCGACTGAGCCGCCGGCGCAGGCATGGCACATGTCTGCACTGGACAAGCCTGCCGGAGCAGCCTGGGGCGGCGACGTGCGTCGGCATCGTCGCCGCCCTCGCGCATGCCGCGCGATGCCAGGCGCCTGGTGCGGCGGTGGCATCCATCGACAGCGCGCTGAACAAGGGATTGATGGCCGTAGATCAGGTCAGCGACATCTTCGACCTGCTTCCGTCGCGGTACGGCGTGCTGCGTGGATTGATCGATGGGCGTGCGCAATCCGGCCCGGAGACGCTCGTGCGCCTAATGGTTCGCAAGCTCGGAAGTACCGCAGAGCCTCAGGTCGAGTTCGACGGTGTGGGCTTCGTCGACATGGTGGTCGACGGATGGCTCGTCATCGAATGCGACAGCAAGGCTCATCACAGCGATTGGGAGCAGCAGCTTACGGACTACCGTCGCGACCTGAAGCTTGCGCAGCACGGCCTTGTCGTGCTCCGGCTGGCCGCAGAGAACATCATGTACGACCCGGATTCGGTGTTCCTCGCCGTACGCGGAGTCCTTGCCGCACATTCCCGCCGCTGA
- a CDS encoding DNA-formamidopyrimidine glycosylase family protein: MPEMPEVQGLVDFLRERLTGVRIARATIANIAALKTYDPPIEALADAEITGASRHGKFVDLSTTGPHLVFHLAKAGWLRWYDELPKTVIRPGKTPIALRVALSDGAGFDLTEAGTKKSLAVYVVRDPADVPGIARLGPDPLDPAFTRDTLAGLLAGRRTQIKGVLRDQATIAGVGNAYSDEILHAAKMSPYALATSLTDDEVTRLFDAMTETLTDAVAEASGKPPAELKDAKRRGMQVHGRRCETCPVCGDEVRSVFFADNSLEYCPTCQTGGKILADRRLSRLLK, translated from the coding sequence ATGCCCGAGATGCCCGAGGTGCAGGGACTCGTCGACTTCCTCCGCGAGCGGCTCACCGGCGTGCGCATCGCACGCGCGACCATCGCCAACATCGCGGCGCTGAAGACGTACGACCCGCCGATCGAGGCGCTGGCGGATGCCGAGATCACCGGCGCCTCGCGCCACGGCAAGTTCGTCGACCTGTCGACGACCGGCCCTCACCTCGTGTTCCATCTGGCCAAGGCGGGATGGCTGCGCTGGTACGACGAGTTGCCGAAGACGGTCATCCGGCCGGGCAAGACGCCGATCGCGCTGCGCGTCGCCCTGTCGGACGGCGCCGGGTTCGACCTCACCGAGGCGGGCACCAAGAAGTCGCTCGCCGTGTACGTCGTGCGCGACCCCGCCGACGTCCCCGGCATCGCACGACTCGGCCCCGACCCGCTCGACCCGGCGTTCACGCGCGACACGCTGGCGGGGCTGCTGGCGGGCCGTCGCACCCAGATCAAGGGCGTGCTGCGCGACCAGGCGACGATCGCCGGGGTGGGCAACGCCTACTCCGACGAGATCCTGCACGCGGCGAAGATGTCGCCCTACGCCCTCGCGACCTCGCTCACCGACGACGAGGTCACCCGGCTCTTCGACGCGATGACCGAGACGCTGACGGATGCCGTCGCCGAGGCATCCGGCAAGCCGCCGGCCGAACTGAAGGACGCCAAACGACGGGGCATGCAGGTGCACGGACGCCGCTGTGAGACGTGCCCGGTGTGCGGCGACGAGGTGCGCAGCGTCTTCTTCGCCGACAACTCCCTCGAGTACTGCCCGACCTGTCAGACCGGCGGCAAGATCCTCGCCGACCGGCGCCTGTCGCGGCTGCTGAAGTAG
- the ribD gene encoding bifunctional diaminohydroxyphosphoribosylaminopyrimidine deaminase/5-amino-6-(5-phosphoribosylamino)uracil reductase RibD codes for MASTAEHDAMRRALAIAQCGPRGVNPQVGAVLLGRDGSIIAEGWHRGAGTPHAEVDALSKLAPGEARGATAIVTLEPCNHTGRTGPCSEALIAAGVTRVVYAIADPGDHSSGGGTRLRAAGVDVEAGLLADEATTLLESWLTVQRLGRPHVTVKWAQSLDGRAAASDGTSQWITGPAARADVHRRRAEADAIVAGTGTVLADDPALTARAEDGTLLSHQPVPVVVGARPVPADAALRRHPHPFLQYPGDPASGGLAAALEDLRTRGVQRVFVEGGPAVAASFLRERLADELLVYVAPVLLGGDRLALHDIGVTTIGEAKRLVVASVTPLGDDLLYVARPTPPAAADALRASARVDQPSSEGDE; via the coding sequence ATGGCGAGCACGGCGGAACACGACGCGATGCGTCGGGCACTGGCGATCGCACAGTGCGGTCCGCGCGGTGTAAACCCGCAGGTGGGCGCTGTGCTGCTCGGCCGCGACGGCTCGATCATCGCCGAAGGCTGGCATCGCGGCGCGGGCACGCCGCACGCCGAGGTCGACGCCCTCTCGAAGCTCGCGCCGGGTGAGGCGCGCGGAGCGACGGCCATCGTCACGCTCGAGCCCTGCAACCACACCGGCCGCACCGGCCCCTGTTCCGAGGCCCTCATCGCGGCGGGCGTGACGCGTGTCGTGTACGCCATCGCAGATCCGGGCGACCACTCCTCTGGTGGGGGCACGCGGCTGCGCGCCGCCGGGGTCGACGTCGAGGCGGGCCTTCTCGCCGATGAGGCGACGACGCTCCTCGAGTCGTGGCTCACGGTCCAGCGCCTTGGCCGTCCGCACGTCACCGTCAAGTGGGCGCAGAGCCTCGACGGCCGCGCGGCGGCATCCGACGGCACCAGCCAGTGGATCACCGGACCGGCGGCGCGCGCCGACGTCCACCGCCGGCGCGCGGAGGCCGACGCGATCGTCGCCGGCACGGGCACCGTGCTGGCCGACGACCCGGCGCTCACCGCGCGAGCCGAGGACGGGACGCTCCTGTCCCACCAGCCGGTTCCCGTCGTCGTCGGCGCGCGACCGGTGCCCGCGGATGCCGCCCTGCGCCGGCATCCCCACCCGTTCCTGCAGTACCCGGGCGATCCAGCGTCGGGAGGCCTCGCCGCAGCGCTCGAGGACCTGCGCACGCGCGGTGTCCAGCGCGTCTTCGTCGAGGGCGGTCCCGCCGTCGCCGCTTCGTTCCTGCGCGAGCGGCTCGCCGACGAGCTGCTCGTGTACGTCGCACCGGTGCTCCTGGGCGGCGACCGCCTAGCGCTGCATGACATCGGCGTCACGACCATCGGCGAGGCGAAGCGCCTGGTCGTGGCATCCGTCACCCCACTCGGCGACGACCTGCTGTACGTCGCCCGCCCCACGCCGCCCGCCGCCGCTGACGCGCTGCGAGCATCCGCGCGCGTGGATCAACCGTCGTCGGAAGGAGACGAGTGA
- the glpK gene encoding glycerol kinase GlpK has protein sequence MLPDHVLSIDQGTTSTRAIVFDPEGTVVAVSQREHEQIFPRAGWVEHDPVEIWTSAEWVIASCLTRARISAEEVVAIGVTNQRETAIVWEKRTGRPVHNALVWQDTRTQPRIDEMTSDGGADRFADTTGLPLATYFSASKVEWILDHVPGARAAAEAGELLFGTPDTWVVWNLTGGARGGIHVTDVTNASRTLLMDLRTLDWSDDLLAAWRIPRAMMPAIRSSSEVVGHSQLPSVLDGVPIAGILGDQQAATFGQAAFDAGESKNTYGTGNFLLVNTGTEIVRSGSGLITTVGYRIGDEPARYALEGSIAVTGSLVQWLRDNLGIIHRSEDVETLAASVDDNGGAYFVPAFSGLFAPYWRPDARGALVGLTRYVNKAHIARAALESTAFQTRDVIEAVVEDTGRTLDELRVDGGMTRDDLLMQFQADILGIPVVRPKVVETTALGAAYAAGLATGVWGGLDELRTHWREDVRFEPRMPEDERERRYRQWRKAVSKSLDWVDDDARLLMGTTSD, from the coding sequence ATGTTGCCCGACCACGTGCTGTCTATCGATCAGGGCACGACTTCGACGCGTGCGATCGTGTTCGACCCCGAGGGCACGGTCGTTGCCGTGTCGCAGCGCGAGCACGAGCAGATCTTCCCCCGCGCGGGATGGGTCGAGCACGACCCGGTGGAGATCTGGACCAGCGCCGAATGGGTGATCGCGTCGTGCCTGACGCGCGCCAGGATCAGCGCCGAAGAGGTGGTCGCCATCGGCGTGACGAACCAGCGCGAGACGGCCATCGTGTGGGAGAAGCGCACCGGCCGACCTGTCCACAACGCGCTCGTCTGGCAGGACACACGCACCCAGCCGCGCATCGACGAGATGACCAGCGACGGCGGCGCCGACCGGTTCGCCGACACCACCGGCCTGCCGCTGGCCACGTACTTCTCGGCGTCGAAGGTCGAATGGATCCTGGATCACGTCCCCGGCGCCCGCGCCGCGGCCGAGGCGGGGGAGCTGCTGTTCGGCACTCCCGACACCTGGGTGGTGTGGAACCTCACCGGCGGCGCGCGGGGCGGCATCCACGTGACCGATGTGACCAACGCGTCGCGGACGCTCCTGATGGACCTGCGCACTCTCGACTGGTCCGACGACCTCCTGGCCGCCTGGCGCATCCCGCGGGCCATGATGCCCGCCATCCGCTCGTCGTCCGAGGTCGTCGGGCACTCGCAGCTGCCGTCCGTCCTCGACGGCGTCCCGATCGCCGGCATCCTCGGCGACCAGCAGGCGGCGACGTTCGGGCAGGCAGCCTTCGATGCGGGCGAGTCGAAGAACACGTACGGCACCGGCAACTTCCTCCTCGTGAACACCGGCACCGAGATCGTGCGCTCAGGCAGCGGCCTCATCACGACGGTCGGCTACCGCATCGGCGACGAGCCGGCACGGTACGCGCTCGAGGGGTCGATCGCGGTCACCGGCTCGCTCGTGCAGTGGCTGCGCGACAATCTCGGCATCATCCACCGCTCGGAGGACGTCGAGACGCTGGCCGCCAGCGTCGACGACAACGGCGGCGCCTACTTCGTGCCCGCTTTCTCCGGGCTGTTCGCTCCCTACTGGCGGCCGGATGCGCGGGGTGCGCTCGTCGGACTCACCCGCTACGTGAACAAGGCGCACATCGCCCGCGCCGCGCTCGAGTCGACCGCCTTCCAGACCCGCGACGTCATCGAGGCCGTGGTCGAGGACACCGGACGCACGCTCGACGAGCTGCGCGTGGACGGCGGCATGACGCGCGACGACCTGCTCATGCAGTTCCAGGCCGACATCCTCGGCATCCCGGTCGTGCGTCCGAAGGTCGTCGAGACGACGGCACTCGGCGCCGCCTACGCGGCCGGGCTCGCGACCGGTGTCTGGGGCGGGCTGGATGAACTGCGCACGCACTGGCGCGAAGACGTCCGCTTCGAGCCGCGGATGCCGGAGGACGAGCGCGAGCGGCGCTACCGCCAGTGGCGCAAGGCCGTGTCGAAGTCGCTCGACTGGGTCGACGACGACGCCCGCCTGCTCATGGGCACGACGAGCGACTGA
- a CDS encoding glycerol-3-phosphate dehydrogenase/oxidase → MNTAGSMRAFEELAARPYADVLIIGGGINGLATFRDLAMQGVDVALVERDDFVSGASAASSHMIHGGIRYLENGEFRLVHEAVTERNALMRIAPHYVRPLQTTIPIFSTFSGVLSAPLRFLRHGGGKPRERGAALIKIGLVIYDSFSRGGGVFGGGTVPRHTFHGRKRSLAQLPLLNPAVRYTATYWDASLHDPERLALDVLRDGRTAGRDRARAANYTAAAGIDAGRVVLRDAATGAETPFAASVVVNASGPWTDETNLALGDPTRYMGGTKGSHIVLDHPQLLGATGGRELFFENEDGRIVLIYPLKGRVLVGTTDLEHDMGEPIVCTEAEVDYFVELIGQVLPSIPVERSQIVYRFAGVRPLPGHGEVSPGFVSRDYRVESAPLVGGDTTVLSLVGGKWTTFRASAEHVADLVLEALAMPRRRSTRGVPIGGGRGFPTTERARQQWITAHAVDVPAARVATLLDRYGTVAEAVVDAIAADPEDAALEHLPGYSSGELRHLAATEDVAHLDDVLLRRTSIAFIGAATDEAVAEVAAAVAPVLDWDTARSAVEVARALERVHAADPTWAPASAR, encoded by the coding sequence ATGAACACGGCGGGATCGATGCGGGCATTCGAGGAACTGGCGGCGCGGCCTTATGCGGACGTGCTGATCATCGGCGGCGGGATCAACGGGCTCGCGACGTTCCGTGACCTCGCCATGCAGGGCGTCGACGTCGCGCTCGTGGAGCGAGACGATTTCGTCAGCGGCGCGTCGGCGGCATCGTCGCACATGATCCACGGCGGCATCCGCTACCTCGAGAACGGCGAATTCCGGCTCGTTCACGAGGCGGTGACCGAGCGCAACGCGCTGATGCGCATCGCCCCGCACTACGTACGGCCGCTGCAGACGACGATCCCGATCTTCTCCACCTTCTCGGGCGTGCTGTCGGCGCCGTTGCGCTTCCTGCGGCACGGCGGGGGCAAGCCGCGCGAGCGCGGCGCGGCGCTCATCAAGATCGGGCTCGTGATCTACGACTCGTTCTCGCGAGGCGGGGGAGTGTTCGGCGGCGGGACCGTGCCGCGTCACACCTTCCACGGACGCAAACGGTCGCTCGCCCAGCTGCCGCTGCTCAACCCCGCCGTCAGATACACGGCGACCTATTGGGACGCTTCGCTGCACGACCCCGAGAGGCTCGCCCTCGACGTGCTGCGCGACGGCCGGACGGCGGGCCGCGACCGGGCGCGCGCCGCGAACTACACCGCGGCGGCGGGCATCGACGCGGGCCGGGTGGTGCTGCGCGACGCGGCCACCGGCGCAGAGACGCCCTTCGCGGCATCCGTCGTGGTGAACGCGAGCGGTCCCTGGACCGATGAGACCAACCTCGCGCTGGGGGATCCGACCCGCTACATGGGCGGCACGAAGGGATCCCACATCGTGCTCGACCACCCGCAGCTGCTCGGGGCGACGGGCGGCAGGGAGCTGTTCTTCGAGAACGAGGACGGCCGGATCGTACTCATCTATCCGCTCAAGGGCCGGGTTCTCGTCGGCACGACCGACCTCGAGCACGACATGGGCGAGCCGATCGTGTGCACCGAGGCCGAGGTCGACTACTTCGTCGAGCTGATCGGCCAGGTCCTGCCCTCGATCCCGGTGGAGCGCTCGCAGATTGTCTACCGGTTCGCGGGCGTGCGTCCGCTGCCCGGCCATGGCGAAGTCTCGCCGGGGTTCGTCTCGCGCGATTACCGCGTCGAATCGGCGCCGCTCGTCGGCGGCGACACCACGGTGCTCAGCCTCGTCGGCGGCAAATGGACGACCTTCCGCGCGTCGGCCGAGCACGTCGCCGACCTCGTCCTGGAGGCGCTCGCCATGCCACGCCGTCGGTCGACGCGAGGTGTGCCGATCGGCGGCGGCCGGGGCTTCCCGACGACCGAGCGCGCGCGCCAGCAGTGGATCACCGCGCACGCCGTCGATGTGCCGGCCGCGCGCGTCGCGACGCTGCTCGACCGCTACGGCACGGTGGCCGAGGCCGTGGTCGACGCGATCGCCGCCGATCCCGAGGACGCCGCACTGGAGCACCTGCCCGGCTACAGCTCGGGGGAGCTGCGGCACCTCGCCGCGACAGAGGATGTGGCGCACCTGGACGACGTGCTGCTGCGGCGCACCAGCATCGCCTTCATCGGCGCCGCGACAGACGAGGCGGTGGCGGAGGTCGCCGCGGCGGTCGCCCCCGTGCTCGACTGGGATACCGCACGCTCGGCGGTGGAGGTCGCACGCGCGCTCGAGCGCGTCCATGCCGCCGATCCCACGTGGGCGCCGGCGTCGGCGCGATAG